A genomic stretch from Plasmodium reichenowi strain SY57 chromosome 2, whole genome shotgun sequence includes:
- a CDS encoding multidrug efflux pump, putative, with amino-acid sequence MKPVHFNNSIINEDNFDLLQCDDKKKEGSFNIFNNNKQMDNDIYDKNVFPNNYVQNKSHINSEYVNNMDYLSLHSGIEKYKYRKNNNIVKNMILKDEDILYDYNIHLSNHLINHDINFRYSSNNIFNLCNNKNQKYFPNSKNSNEINKDHKNKANVYTNNIHNHTKKNKYFYSNPTQVNYNSLLSNNLRHNSLYYSFRKDTSNFNFSCEKNNTTFSKPNCLHESNPSSTSTCYPNFNTIPLAVNLLNNVNDDISSIPPLPPSESSSTSASTSASTSASTSASASTSASTSASTSASTSVSTSVSTSVSTSASTTMNSPRPSDNHISNSFPLSRESRATEQVNRFSFPVNDVTSKCNANPNNELTSNMNPKHEPICEETKNDNRHIIRNNFIYALSHKCSYNITRKGHTNMLEDEKLLRDDNGMFDKVSYECKDEDEKNNCRNEYDEYFQKKKKYNYLLPKENEKDKSTKEKIRELYNNFKNTLNKLYHEIFFNSFQTMFSYFITTSFFIIINLYVSNVCTYQEIAGFGVSISIIAILNCVVDGVLNSLDYFCSHSIGIGNMDKAWLYLNCAYYFFYKLYFLLFVFFFFFKWLTFKIIRNIFVAHMMNEYLMMIKVFFSTIQILLVCYFPYFIYETMRRFLILYDNIYPSICTSIISVICLNMFCYIFIIKISMLYTGAAIALLCTNIINMCMIMYFLKAFIYRCVVRPTNIISSLRDGEGFMSCENIHMERQHLTGNHLYKNINNRDRNDGADGHICAQKGCVYEDFSRPNEDNLEREENKKDDNNCDGKNNNCDEKNNNCDEKNNNCDEKNNNCDKTKWTCDKLLEDNYYKKYNVSIPHRYNSMDSVLDFYDDYDYYHNMDTYNYLNDKCKNNCKKCCKKVKVRKSQRENKKNISKYINNNTNYGNNKNYGRNNSQVFIKNKEMYNFLFLFFNIPSRETRNKFFCITKTNIKNIFFEILSFELQLFESTYLCLTSVAAYVQVNNFLNLVYYLSNSYGIILAKLIGVYISSQKKRGKNKQNKKYNEYNLKEPMNQYTKLFVEKNEEEENDIKNKKNFSLTEIFVAFFLLLSFLYTCLTILYVYHKNLIIFFYTDMKLQNQLINIFNILNLELYFEALASLLNSVIKGLSLQNEITSFTFFNFMFLMNILGLFLSFFLKWELYGFIYSNLICMILQVLYLIIFLINKFYIKNIHREQIFNY; translated from the coding sequence ATGAAACCTGTACACTTCAATAATTCGataataaatgaagataatTTTGATTTACTCCAATGTGAcgataaaaaaaaagaaggaagttttaatatatttaataataataaacaaatggataatgatatatatgataaaaatgtatttcCTAATAATTATGTACAGAATAAAAGTCATATAAATTCTGAATACgtaaataatatggattATTTATCCTTACATTCCGGgatagaaaaatataaatacagaaaaaataataatattgtgaaaaatatgattttaaaagatgaagatattttatatgattataatattcatcTGTCAAATCATTTAATTAACCATGATATCAATTTTCGATATTcttcaaataatatatttaacttatgtaataataaaaatcaaaaatattttccaAATTCAAAGAATTCTAATGAAATTAATAAGGATCATAAAAACAAAGCAAAtgtatatacaaataatatacacaatcatacaaaaaaaaataaatacttTTATTCTAATCCAACTCAAGTTAATTATAATTCACTTCTATCTAATAATTTAAGACATAATTCtctatattattcttttagAAAAGATACATctaattttaatttttcatgtgagaaaaataatactaCTTTTTCTAAACCAAATTGTTTACATGAATCTAATCCTAGCTCTACTTCAACATGTTATCCAAATTTTAATACTATTCCTCTTGCAGTTaatcttttaaataatgtaaatgaTGACATTTCATCAATTCCTCCTCTTCCTCCATCTGAATCTTCGTCGACATCTGCTTCTACATCTGCTTCTACATCTGCATCTACATCTGCATCTGCCTCTACATCTGCATCTACATCTGCTTCTACTTCTGCATCTACCTCTGTGTCCACTTCTGTATCTACCTCCGTTTCTACATCTGCTTCTACCACTATGAACTCCCCTCGTCCTAGTGATAATCACATAAGCAACTCTTTCCCTTTATCTCGTGAATCCAGAGCTACAGAACAAGTGAATAGATTTTCTTTTCCTGTGAATGATGTTACATCTAAATGTAATGCCAATCCAAATAATGAACTCACATCTAACATGAATCCAAAACATGAACCCATTTGTGAAGAAACCAAAAATGATAACAGGCACATTATTAggaataattttatatacgCCCTTAGTCATAAATGTAgttataatattactaGGAAGGGACATACAAATATGTTAGAGGATGAAAAATTGCTTAGAGATGATAATGGCATGTTTGATAAAGTGTCCTACGAATGTAAAGATGAAGacgaaaaaaataattgtagaaatgaatatgatgaatattttcaaaagaaaaaaaaatataattatttattaccaaaagaaaatgaaaaagacAAGAgtacaaaagaaaaaataagagaattatataataactttaaaaatacattaaataaattatatcatgaaatatttttcaattcATTTCAGACCATgttttcttattttattacaacgtctttttttataataattaatttatatgttagCAATGTATGTACATATCAAGAAATAGCTGGTTTTGGTGTTTCTATAAGTATTATTGCAATATTGAATTGTGTAGTAGATGGGGTATTAAATAGTTTAGATTATTTTTGTAGTCATTCTATAGGTATAGGTAATATGGATAAAGCATGGTTATATTTGAATTGTGCctattatttcttttataaattatattttcttctttttgtttttttctttttctttaaatgGTTAACATTTAAAATCattagaaatatatttgtagCTCATATGATGAATGAATATCTCATGATGATAAaagtatttttttcaacaatacaaatattattgGTATGTTACTttccatattttatatatgaaacGATGAGAAGatttcttatattatatgataatatatatccaaGTATATGTACATCTATCATATCAGTAATATGCTTAAATATGTTTTGTTACatctttataataaaaatatctaTGCTTTATACCGGAGCAGCCATAGCTCTATTGTgtacaaatataattaacATGTGTATGATTATGTATTTCTTAAAAGCATTTATATATCGGTGTGTGGTTCGTCctacaaatattatttcttcCCTAAGGGATGGAGAAGGCTTCATGTCTTGTGAGAACATACATATGGAGAGGCAACATTTGACTGGTAACCatctttataaaaatataaataatagaGATAGGAATGATGGGGCTGATGGACATATATGTGCACAAAAAGGTTGTGTATATGAAGATTTCTCACGTCCTAACGAGGATAATTTGGAAAGggaagaaaataaaaaggatgataataattgtgatggaaaaaataataattgtgatgaaaaaaataataattgtgatgaaaaaaataataattgtgatgaaaaaaataacaattGTGATAAAACCAAATGGACGTGTGACAAGCTACTTGAAgataattattacaaaaaatacAACGTTTCTATTCCACATCGTTATAATAGCATGGATAGTGTTCTTGATTTTTATGATGACTATGATTATTATCATAACATggatacatataattatttgaatGATAAATGTAAGAATAATTGTAAAAAATGTTGCAAGAAAGTTAAAGTAAGGAAATCACAAAgggaaaataaaaagaacatcagtaaatatattaataacaaCACAAATtatggtaataataaaaattatggTAGGAACAATTCGCAGGtgttcataaaaaataaagaaatgtataactttctatttttattttttaatattccATCTCGAGAGACAAGAAACAAATTTTTCTGTATTACCAAGactaatataaaaaatatattctttgAGATATTGTCATTTGAATTACAGTTGTTTGAATCCACATATTTATGTCTAACATCTGTAGCGGCTTATGTTCAggtaaataattttttaaacttggtatattatttatcgAATTCTTATGGTATTATATTAGCAAAACTTATTGGTGTGTACATAAGTTCACAAAAGAAAagaggaaaaaataaacaaaataaaaaatataatgaatataatttaaaagaacCAATGAATCAATATACTAAACTATTtgttgaaaaaaatgaagaagaagagaatgatattaaaaataaaaagaacTTTAGTTTGACCGAAATTTTTGTAGCCTTCtttctattattatcctttttatatacttgtttaacaatattatatgtatatcataaaaatcttataatttttttttatacagATATGAAATTACAAAACCAACTAATAAACATTTTCAACATACTAAATTTagaattatattttgaGGCCTTAGCATCTTTATTAAACAGTGTAATTAAAGGATTAAGTTtacaaaatgaaataacatcttttacatttttcaattttatgtttttgATGAACATACTTGGATTGTTTTTATCcttctttttaaaatggGAGTTATATGGATTTATTTACTCaaatttaatatgtatGATTCTACaagtattatatttaataatattccttataaacaaattttacataaaaaatatccACAGGGAGCAAATATTCAATTATTAA
- a CDS encoding Leu/Phe-tRNA protein transferase, putative, whose translation MSEQGYLSSHNMKSKMDRNDSDKGKCKNQEGINECVNKENTHEGNQNKHEGNQTSCEENQNSCEKNQNTHEKNQNSCEKNQNSCEENQNTHEKNQNSCEENQNSCEKNQKSCEKNQNSCEQNRNNITLDDDVNINKIVEKMSVEEPEVLTKIFNLMKNNNCLNFYPLLTPYHNIEKIVDILMQENYEYENTWTVHCDASFICRLLYEGFIPVASKQKLYKIENYETVMYKESLLIPKIHFIRSCMHPSEIHISKKVKKKCKHFHITIDKNFEGVMEGIVEKHGQNWLYPFVQEEFKKIFYKDVTYKNVELHSVELWFGKELVAGEIGNTVGSIYTSLTGFQRKSCAGTIQLCALAKLLEIQKFQLWDLGMLLPYKKDIGSKEITMKEFFRKHRLFKHQHAEFKTPFMDKLNCSVLIKGINPQELKEEE comes from the coding sequence atgagTGAACAAGGATATCTAAGTAGTCATAATATGAAATCGAAAATGGATAGAAATGATTCTGATAAAGGAAAATGTAAAAACCAAGAAGGTATTAATGAATGTGTCAATAAAGAAAACACACATGAAGGAAATCAAAACAAACATGAAGGAAATCAAACCTCATGTGAAGAAAATCAAAACTCATGtgaaaaaaatcaaaacacacatgaaaaaaatcaaaactcatgtgaaaaaaatcaaaacTCATGTGAAGAAAATCAAAACACACatgaaaaaaatcaaaacTCATGTGAAGAAAATCAAAACTCATGtgaaaaaaatcaaaaatcatgtgaaaaaaatcaaaacTCATGTGAACAAAAcagaaataatataactCTAGATGACgatgtaaatataaacaagATTGTAGAAAAAATGTCAGTGGAAGAACCTGAAGtattaacaaaaatattcaatttgatgaaaaataataactgtttaaatttttatccGTTGCTTACACCTTATcataatatagaaaaaattgtagatatattaatgcaagaaaattatgaatatgaaaataCGTGGACTGTACATTGTGATGCTAGTTTTATTTGTagattattatatgaagGTTTTATACCTGTGGCTAGTAAACAAAAGTTATACAAAATAGAAAACTATGAAACAGTTATGTATAAAGAATCTTTATTAATTCCtaaaatacattttattaGATCATGTATGCATCCTAGTGAAATAcatatatcaaaaaaagtaaaaaaaaaatgtaaacattttcatataactattgataaaaattttgaaGGTGTTATGGAAGGAATTGTAGAAAAACATGGACAGAATTGGTTATATCCATTTGTACAAGaagaatttaaaaaaatattttataaagatgtaacatataaaaatgtagaATTACATTCAGTTGAATTGTGGTTTGGAAAAGAATTAGTTGCTGGGGAAATTGGGAACACAGTAGGATCGATTTATACTAGTTTAACAGGATTCCAAAGAAAAAGTTGTGCTGGTACTATTCAATTATGTGCATTAGCTAAATTGTTAGAAATACAAAAATTCCAACTATGGGATCTTGGTATGCTCCTACCATATAAGAAAGATATAGGGTCTAAAGAAATAACAATGAAAGAATTCTTTAGAAAACATCGATTATTTAAACATCAACATGCAGAATTTAAAACACCTTTCATGGACAAACTTAATTGTAGTGTTCTAATAAAGGGTATAAATCCTCAAGAATTAAAAGAGgaagaataa
- a CDS encoding hypothetical protein (conserved Plasmodium protein, unknown function), protein MKGSDYLILLKQKVVNFIYWYNSSSIGHRNFVWVFIGIGCGYIYGTLEYKKKIRDKGIYGDFIYVDEYIVDDKNKKQFELNYNKLNIHSFKNKGYEYTKMFKAIKNQNCPLSYLQLRLWRNKNCYEQYVNNKNIQTLLTNLKDACIFYSTQKYKTIVDDSIVRLIP, encoded by the coding sequence atGAAGGGAAGtgattatttaattttgctaaaacaaaaagtggtgaattttatttattggTATAATAGCTCCAGTATAGGTCATCGGAATTTTGTGTGGGTATTTATAGGGATAGGTTgtggatatatatatggtaccttagaatataaaaagaaaataagaGATAAAGGGATATATGGAGATTTCATATATGTTGATGAATACATTGttgatgataaaaataaaaaacagTTCGAActaaattataataaacttaatattcattcatttaaaaataaaggatATGAATATACCAAAATGTTTAAAGCTATTAAAAATCAAAATTGTCCTTTAAGTTATCTACAATTAAGATTATGgagaaataaaaattgttatgaacaatatgtcaataataaaaatatacaaacTTTATTAACAAACTTAAAGGATGCTTGTATATTCTATTCTActcaaaaatataaaactaTTGTAGATGATTCGATAGTTAGACTCATcccataa
- a CDS encoding heat shock protein 40, putative has product MGKDYYSILGVSRDCTTNDLKKAYRKLAMMWHPDKHNDEKSKKEAEEKFKNIAEAYDVLADEEKRKIYDTYGEEGLKGSIPTGGNTYVYSGVDPSELFSRIFGSDGQFSFTSTFDEDFSPFSTFVNMTSRKSRPSTTTNINTNNYNKPATYEVPLSLSLEELYSGCKKKLKITRKRFMGTKSYEDDNYVTIDVKAGWKDGTKITFYGEGDQLSPMAQPGDLVFKVKTKTHDRFLRDANHLIYKCPVPLDKALTGFQFIVKSLDNRDINVRVDDIVTPKSRKIVAKEGMPSSKYPSMKGDLIVEFDIVFPKSLTSEKKKIIRETLANTF; this is encoded by the exons ATGGGGAAG GATTATTATTCAATATTAGGTGTTAGTAGAGACTGTACAACaaatgatttaaaaaaagcGTATAGGAAGCTAGCCATGATGTGGCATCCTGATAAACATAATGACGAGAAATCAAAAAAAGAAGCagaagaaaaatttaaGAATATTGCTGAAGCATATGATGTTTTAGcagatgaagaaaaaaggaaaatttATGATACATATGGAGAAGAAGGATTAAAAGGTTCAATACCAACAGGTGGAAATACATATGTCTATAGTGGTGTTGATCCTTCAGAATTATTTAGTAGAATATTTGGTTCGGATGGACAATTTTCTTTTACCTCAACTTTTGATGAGGACTTTTCTCCCTTTTCCACTTTTGTCAACATGACTTCTAGAAAATCTAGACCGTCCACAACAACAA ATATTAATACGAACAATTATAACAAACCCGCTACATACGAGGTGCCTCTTTCTTTATCCCTAGAAGAGTTGTACAGTGGTtgtaagaaaaaattaaaaataacgAGAAAGAGATTTATGGGTACAAAAAGTTATGAAGATGATAATTATGTAACAATTGATGTAAAGGCAGGATGGAAAGATGGCACAAAAATAACTTTTTATGGAGAAGGTGATCAATTATCTCCTATGGCACAACCAGGAGATTTAGTTTTTAAAGTAAAAACCAAAACACATGATAGGTTCCTAAGAGACGCTaatcatttaatttataaatgtCCTGTACCTTTAGATAAAGCTTTAACAGGATTCCAATTTATTGTTAAATCATTAGATAATAGAGATATTAATGTAAGGGTAGATGATATTGTTACTCCTAAATCAAGGAAAATTGTAGCAAAAGAAGGTATGCCTTCTTCCAAATATCCAAGCATGAAAGGGGATCTCATTGTAGAATTTGATATTGTCTTTCCAAAAAGTTTAACCagtgaaaaaaaaaaaattataagaGAAACCTTGGCAAATACATTCTAA
- a CDS encoding hypothetical protein (conserved Plasmodium protein, unknown function), with the protein MNIIRNNFKQFYYLNQKRYLGNLVRGPLPTEIKKNFEYAKDFFCKRSYTYQDFKQRCESLRLFLYFGIVTFLSLDLLINPLQSSYWDKYSPLYLSRKCVVFFSNKQNDIFRHDGNLLYEKYIQLIN; encoded by the exons atgaatattatcagaaataatttcaaacaattttattatttaaatcaAAAGAGATATCTTGGAAATTTAGTTAGAGGACCTTTACCAACGGAG ataaaaaaaaactttgAATATGCCAAggattttttttgtaaaagaTCTTATACTTATCAAGACTTCAAACAACGTTGTGAATCATTAAGActttttttgtattttgGAATAGTTACTTTTTTATCTTTAGATCTTTTAATTAATCCTTTACAATCTTCCTACTGGGATAAATATTCACCTTTATATTTGTCCAGAAAATGTgtagtttttttttccaacaaacaaaatgatatatttagaCATGACGGAAATTTATTgtatgaaaaatatattcaattaattaattaa
- a CDS encoding hypothetical protein (conserved Plasmodium protein, unknown function): MAVPKKRRSLSKCRKRRNTIFFDKLVGNWLKRREWFFRNSYQKTILPVEPQPEIFKFTGFWPNKFVHQISSQI, encoded by the exons atggCCGTACCAAAAAAACGAAGAAGCTTAAGTAAATgtagaaaaagaagaaatacaattttttttgataaattAGTTGGTAACTGGTTAAAAAGAAGGGAATG GTTTTTCAGAAACTCCTATCAAAAGACAATTTTACCTGTCGAGCCTCAACCTGAGATATTTAAATTCACAGGGTTTTGGCCAAACAa ATTTGTTCATCAAATATCATCACAAATT
- a CDS encoding protein kinase 7 (part of same gene as PRSY57_0212300B, PRSY57_0212300C~gap found within coding sequence): MKDILSNYSNLIYLNKYVKEKDKYINDYRIIRTLNQGKFNKIILCEKDNKFYALKKYEKSLLEKKRDFTKSNNNKISIKSKYDDFKNELQIITDIKNEYCLTCEGIITNYDEVYIIYEYMENDSILKFDEYFFVLDKNYTCFIPIQVIKCIIKSVLNSFSYIHNEKNICHRDVKPSNILMDKNGRVKLSDFGESEYMVDKKIKGSR, encoded by the exons atgAAGGATATTTTATCTAATTATTCAAACCTCATATATCTTAACAAATATGTGAAAGAAAaggataaatatataaatgacTATAGAATTATCAGAACGTTAAATCAAG GCAAATTcaacaaaataattttgtgtgaaaaagataataaattcTATGCCTTAAAGAAATATGAGAAAAGCTTgttagaaaaaaaaagagattttacaaaaagtaataataacaagATTTCAATAAAGTCCAAGTATGATGATTTCAAAAATGAGCtacaaataataacagatataaaaaatgaatacTGTTTAACTTGTGAAGGTATCATAACAAATTATGATGaggtatatataatatatgagTATATGGAAAACGATAGTATTTTAAAATTCGATGAATACTTTTTTGTCTTAGATAAAAATTACACTTGTTTTATTCCTATACAAGTtattaaatgtattataaaaagtgtattaaattcattttcttatattcacaatgaaaaaaatatttgtcATAGAGATGTGAAACCatcaaatatattgatGGATAAAAATGGAAGAGTAAAATTATCAGATTTTGGAGAATCAGAATATATGGTAGATAAAAAGATAAAGGGGTCAAGG
- a CDS encoding protein kinase 7 (part of same gene as PRSY57_0212300A, PRSY57_0212300C~gap found within coding sequence): GTYEFMPPEFFSNESSYYGAKVDIWSLGICLYVMFYNVVPFSLKISLVELFNNIRTKNIEYPLDRNHFLYPLTNKKSTCSNNFLSNEDIDFLKLFLRKNPAERITSEDAL; the protein is encoded by the coding sequence GGTACCTATGAATTCATGCCCCctgaatttttttcaaatgaATCATCTTATTATGGAGCAAAGGTGGATATATGGAGTTTGGGTATATGTCTTTATGTCATGTTTTATAACGTTGTACCATTTTCTTTGAAAATATCACTGGTTGaactttttaataatataagaaCAAAGAATATAGAATATCCTCTTGACAgaaatcattttttatatcctttgacaaataaaaaaagtacgtgttcaaataattttttatcaaatgaagatattgattttttaaaattgtTTTTGAGGAAAAATCCTGCTGAGCGCATAACATCAGAGGATGCTTTG
- a CDS encoding protein kinase 7 (part of same gene as PRSY57_0212300A, PRSY57_0212300B~gap found within coding sequence) gives KHEWLADTNIEDLREFSKELYKKREKL, from the coding sequence AAACACGAATGGCTAGCTGATACAAATATCGAAGACTTGAGAGAATTCTCGAAAGAactttataaaaaaagggaaaaatTATAA
- a CDS encoding hypothetical protein (conserved Plasmodium protein, unknown function~part of same gene as PRSY57_0212400A~gap found within coding sequence), with the protein YTRSINYVADNSVVYTNRSLAYFKMGAFENSLKDALKAKELDENNLKSYYRICEAYKSLKDIDNYEKYLELYNMKKNKKENNESNKSNIDKKLLTEKNRKNEEHNKNKNINNNYYNNDFEREQNEQRKDKIITSNELIDICNNIEEKNPFLFFPNSQLNNTISNIQFEKKKYKNNFLIEEVYDFKNLKNQNSLQSTNTKKCIVHNEEKINYHDIYDDIKTCLHIFKHFFFDNVPKVVHIEKENKINIQHTNYDIHSMKNQADHFFSHKQYYAALNMYNEIMEKCKSEESVFYCSLLSNRSSCFIKMKKIISSLCDIHQAIKILLSLLEKHVEYIKKDNRTELEDKDINKMFASIDIQTFKNIEGIYMKTHKLLIRLLFRYASYSYINPKYFKVFSLNEIDTLVKLNGKIYIDLPELDKLKKDVYSKL; encoded by the exons TTACACAAGAAGTATTAACTATGTAGCTGACAATTCAGTTGTATATACGAACAGATCGTTAGCTTATTTTAA AATGGGAGCCTTTGAAAATAGCCTTAAGGACGCCTTGAAGGCAAAAGAATTAGACGAAAATAATTTGAAAAGTTATTATAGAATATGCGAAGCGTATAAATCGTTGAAGGATATagataattatgaaaagtatttagaattatataatatgaagaaaaataaaaaggagAATAATGAAAGTAATAAATCGAACATTGataagaaattattaactgagaaaaatagaaaaaatgaagagcacaataaaaataaaaatattaataataattattataataatgattttGAAAGGGaacaaaatgaacaaaGAAAAGATAAAATCATTACTAGTAATGAACTTATAGATATTTGTAACAAcatagaagaaaaaaatcctttcttattttttcctaACTCACAATTAAATAACACTATAAGTAATATAcaatttgaaaaaaaaaaatataaaaataatttcttaATTGAAGAAGTTTATGATTTTAAGAATTTGAAAAATCAAAATTCATTACAATCGACAAACACAAAGAAATGTATTGTAcataatgaagaaaaaataaattatcatgatatatatgatgatataaaaacatgtctacatatttttaaacattTCTTTTTCGATAATGTACCAAAGGTTGTTCATattgaaaaagaaaataaaataaatatacaacaCACAAATTATGATATACACTCTATGAAAAATCAAGCTGATCATTTCTTTTCTCACAAGCAATATTATGCAGCTCTTAATATGTACAACGAAATAATGGAAAAATGCAAAAG tGAAGAGAGTGTTTTTTACTGCTCTCTCCTCAGTAATCGTAGTTCCTgctttataaaaatgaaaaaaattataagcTCCTTATGTGATATTCACCAAGCAATTAAAATCCTTCTGTCGTTACTTGAAAAACATGTcgaatatataaagaaagaTAACAGAACAGAACTAGAAGATAAAGATATTAACAAAATGTTTGCGAGTATAGATATACAAACATTTAAAAACATTGaaggaatatatatgaaaacGCATAAGCTATTAATAAGACTATTATTTAGATATGCTAGctattcatatattaaccctaaatattttaaggtcttttcattaaatgag ATTGATACACTTGTCAAATTAAATGGAAAAATCTATATAGATCTTCCTGAACTAGACAAACTAAAGAAAGACGTTTATTCCAAGTTATAa
- a CDS encoding hypothetical protein (conserved Plasmodium protein, unknown function~part of same gene as PRSY57_0212500A~gap found within coding sequence), with amino-acid sequence QIIQEIFELRKNITNLKDEIYKNKIKNKYLNFLLMDIEEGVHDVKYLKQNCEFLFCDINNVISSLEKKKKNRELIFCISEQKLKEQINSVTTKIVAIKHENKILQENAKSLEKEIEELKEKKSSAIQLKTKSLNLHIHDNKHDEIIENNIIEEEKIVPSENISHTTKQNKDEKKKSKNIFTTKDIYEKSLLLKKKYK; translated from the exons TCAAATAATCCAGGAAATTTTTGAATtgagaaaaaatataact AATTTAAAAGACGAAATTTataagaacaaaataaaaaataaatacttGAACTTTTTATTAATGGACATAGAAGAAGGAGTTCATGATGTAAAGTATCTAAAACAAAATTGTGAATTTCTATTTTGTGATATAA ATAATGTTATTAGTTCtcttgaaaaaaaaaagaaaaatagagaattaattttttgtatatctgagcaaaaattaaaagaacaaataaattCTGTGACCACAAAAATTGTCGCCATA aaacatgaaaataaaatattacaagAAAATGCGAAAAGTttagaaaaagaaattgaagaattaaaagaaaaaaaaagttcTGCTATTCAATTAAAAACAAAGTCATTAAATTTACACATTCATGATAATAAACACGATGAAATTATtgagaataatataatagaggaagaaaaaattgTCCCTAGTGAAAATATTTCTCATACtacaaaacaaaataaagatgaaaaaaagaaaagcAAAAATATCTTCACAacaaaagatatatatgaaaagaGTCTCCTTcttaaaaagaaatataaataa